One genomic window of Candidatus Pseudobacter hemicellulosilyticus includes the following:
- a CDS encoding glutamate-5-semialdehyde dehydrogenase translates to MKSTAALIGQTHTAAINLRKTKEKQVKAALIALAAALEANSAALIRANKKDLAKQAPDNPRNDRLLLNQERIHTIANSIRTIARLPDPGGQLLEERTLPNGLLLQKISVPLGVVGAIYESRPNVTFDIAALCLRSRNAALLKGSSEAEHTNKAAVALIKKVLKEQDIDPGCVTLLPSDREVVKELFTATRYVDVLIPRGSASLIDYVRKNSLVPVIETGAGVCHVYVEKQADLQKAVRIVANAKISRPSVCNSMDTVLVDAAIAPRFLAQLQPAFSEYQVEMLADKKAYPLLKGYPYLQKATPEDFGREFLSLRCAVKVVNGLEEALAHIREYSTKHSEAIVSENKKQCARFLQEVDAAAVYTNASTRFTDGEEFGLGAEIGISTQKLHARGPFALEKLVTEKWLVQGNGQVR, encoded by the coding sequence ATGAAATCAACAGCAGCCCTGATCGGGCAAACCCATACAGCCGCTATCAACCTGCGCAAGACAAAAGAGAAGCAGGTGAAAGCAGCCCTGATAGCCCTGGCCGCTGCGCTGGAAGCCAATAGCGCGGCGCTGATCCGGGCCAATAAAAAAGACCTGGCTAAACAGGCGCCTGATAATCCCCGGAACGACCGGCTCCTGCTGAACCAGGAGCGTATCCATACTATTGCCAATAGCATCCGCACCATTGCCAGACTGCCGGATCCCGGTGGTCAGCTGCTGGAAGAAAGGACCCTGCCCAACGGACTGCTGCTGCAAAAGATCAGCGTACCCCTTGGCGTAGTAGGCGCCATCTATGAATCAAGGCCCAATGTCACTTTCGATATTGCAGCGCTCTGCCTGCGCAGCCGCAATGCGGCCCTGCTGAAAGGCAGCAGTGAAGCGGAGCATACCAATAAGGCCGCTGTAGCCCTGATCAAAAAAGTGCTGAAGGAACAGGACATTGATCCGGGCTGTGTTACCCTCCTGCCATCCGACAGGGAGGTAGTAAAGGAATTGTTCACGGCCACCAGATATGTGGATGTGCTGATCCCCCGCGGATCAGCCTCGCTGATTGACTACGTGCGCAAGAACAGCCTGGTGCCGGTGATTGAGACCGGCGCCGGCGTCTGCCATGTGTATGTGGAGAAGCAGGCCGACCTGCAAAAAGCGGTGCGGATTGTGGCCAATGCCAAGATATCCCGTCCTTCGGTCTGCAATTCTATGGACACGGTGCTGGTGGACGCGGCTATTGCGCCCAGATTCCTGGCGCAGCTGCAGCCGGCTTTCAGCGAATACCAGGTGGAAATGCTGGCCGATAAAAAAGCTTACCCGCTGCTGAAAGGCTATCCCTACCTGCAAAAAGCCACACCCGAAGATTTTGGCCGCGAGTTCCTGAGCCTTCGCTGCGCCGTCAAAGTGGTGAATGGTCTGGAGGAAGCGCTGGCGCATATCCGTGAGTATTCCACCAAACACTCTGAGGCCATTGTGTCGGAGAATAAAAAACAGTGCGCCCGCTTCCTGCAGGAAGTGGATGCTGCCGCCGTTTATACCAATGCTTCTACCCGTTTTACGGATGGCGAAGAGTTTGGTCTGGGCGCGGAGATCGGTATCTCCACGCAGAAACTGCATGCCCGAGGACCCTTTGCCCTGGAAAAGCTGGTCACAGAGAAATGGCTGGTCCAGGGTAACGGACAGGTACGGTAA
- the proB gene encoding glutamate 5-kinase: MQQPVLVIKLGTAVITDNKGVISQAIMKKVAAEIAELSARYRIVLVSSGAVGSGKAFIRQYKGTLTERKAAAAVGNPLLIRLYQKHFDKYQIPVAQALCERYHFSNRPQFLQLKETFSTFWDNGILPIVNENDLISNVELKFSDNDELATLMAIGFDAEALIICTSVGGFMDNEKKIIPVVQKIDNTILGYVSTDKSSLGLGGMTSKLTFTRLANGLGIQVNICGLKGDKPFAAALAGKNGTTFLPQPSNLKARQKWLASGSITIGRIVVDKGAAKALLQRRSLLTVGIREVKGKFVAGEVVQLMDEETNIIGVAKVKLGTGAIQENIPVKNVVAAHADDIVIF; the protein is encoded by the coding sequence ATGCAACAACCCGTTTTAGTCATCAAGCTGGGAACAGCCGTCATTACCGACAATAAGGGTGTCATCAGCCAGGCCATCATGAAAAAAGTGGCTGCTGAAATTGCGGAACTTTCCGCCCGCTACCGTATTGTGCTGGTCTCCAGCGGCGCTGTTGGATCCGGTAAAGCCTTTATCCGGCAATACAAGGGAACCCTCACCGAACGCAAGGCCGCTGCCGCCGTAGGCAACCCGCTTCTGATCCGTTTATACCAGAAACATTTTGATAAATACCAGATCCCCGTGGCACAGGCCCTCTGTGAGCGCTATCATTTCTCCAACCGGCCGCAGTTCCTGCAACTGAAGGAAACCTTTTCCACTTTCTGGGACAATGGTATCCTGCCCATTGTGAATGAGAATGACCTGATCAGCAACGTAGAACTGAAATTCTCTGATAACGATGAGCTGGCTACCCTGATGGCCATCGGCTTTGACGCCGAAGCTCTGATCATCTGCACTTCTGTAGGTGGGTTCATGGATAACGAGAAAAAGATCATTCCTGTAGTACAGAAAATTGACAATACCATCCTCGGTTATGTGAGTACCGATAAAAGCAGCCTGGGGCTGGGTGGCATGACCAGCAAGCTGACCTTTACCCGCCTGGCCAATGGCCTGGGCATACAGGTCAATATCTGCGGCCTGAAAGGCGATAAGCCCTTTGCCGCTGCCCTGGCCGGTAAGAACGGCACAACATTCCTGCCACAGCCTTCCAACCTCAAAGCCCGCCAGAAATGGCTGGCCAGCGGTTCTATCACCATCGGCCGCATTGTGGTGGATAAAGGTGCGGCCAAAGCCCTGCTCCAGCGCCGCAGCCTGCTGACCGTAGGCATCCGCGAAGTGAAGGGTAAATTTGTAGCCGGTGAAGTAGTGCAGCTGATGGATGAAGAAACCAATATCATCGGGGTGGCCAAAGTGAAACTGGGCACAGGGGCTATCCAGGAAAATATCCCGGTAAAAAATGTGGTGGCCGCGCATGCGGATGATATCGTGATCTTTTAA
- a CDS encoding NAD(P)/FAD-dependent oxidoreductase: MTRKEVDAVVVGAGPNGLTAAILLQQAGLQVLLLEARSSIGGGLRTAELTLPGFRHDVCSAIHPLAAGSPIFKKMPLAAQGLEFIYPPVAAAHPFADGGAVLLRPSLEQTAAGLGVDEQVYLDLVRPLVSQWDSLSPDLLGPLRFPANPLALAQFGWKGLRSASTMANRFSTREARGLWAGMAAHAMLPLTSAATSAIALVLLAAAHVKGWPVAKGGSQSIADALGAYFLSLGGRIETNTPVRSLDQLPSSHAVLFDITPRQLLAIAGHRFSSIYKWQLERYRYGMGVFKIDWALDGPIPFTAEGCREAGTVHLGHTLEAVQLSEQQVAQGGYPEQPYVLLAQQSLFDGSRTPAGKHTGWAYCHVPNGSRKDMTEIIERQVERFAPGFRERILARHTMDTVALEDYNNNYIGGDINGGILDLGQLFTRPALRGSPYRTSAKGLYLCSSSTPPGGGVHGMCGYHAARRALKDIWSISI, from the coding sequence ATGACGAGAAAAGAAGTGGATGCAGTAGTGGTGGGAGCGGGGCCCAACGGCCTCACAGCCGCTATCCTGCTGCAACAGGCCGGGCTTCAGGTATTGCTGCTGGAAGCCCGGTCTTCTATTGGGGGCGGGCTGCGGACCGCTGAACTGACCCTGCCGGGCTTCCGGCATGATGTCTGCTCGGCCATACATCCGCTGGCCGCTGGTTCGCCCATATTTAAAAAAATGCCCCTGGCGGCGCAGGGACTGGAATTTATTTATCCGCCCGTTGCGGCAGCACATCCTTTTGCCGATGGCGGCGCCGTTTTGCTGCGCCCCTCCCTGGAGCAAACGGCCGCAGGGCTGGGCGTTGATGAGCAGGTATACCTGGACCTGGTGCGGCCGCTGGTAAGCCAGTGGGATAGTCTCTCGCCCGATCTGCTGGGGCCCCTGCGGTTCCCGGCCAATCCCCTGGCCCTGGCGCAGTTTGGCTGGAAAGGGCTCCGGTCCGCCAGCACCATGGCCAACCGATTCAGCACCCGCGAGGCCCGTGGCCTGTGGGCGGGAATGGCGGCGCATGCCATGCTGCCGCTGACCAGTGCTGCCACTTCAGCCATAGCGCTGGTGCTGCTGGCCGCCGCTCATGTAAAGGGCTGGCCTGTGGCCAAAGGTGGCTCACAGTCCATTGCGGATGCACTGGGCGCATATTTTCTTTCCTTGGGCGGACGCATAGAGACCAATACGCCTGTGCGTTCCCTGGACCAGCTGCCTTCTTCCCATGCGGTGTTATTTGATATTACGCCGCGGCAGCTGCTGGCTATTGCAGGGCATCGTTTTTCTTCTATATACAAATGGCAGCTGGAGCGGTATCGCTATGGCATGGGTGTATTCAAAATAGACTGGGCCCTGGATGGGCCGATCCCTTTTACGGCCGAAGGCTGTCGAGAAGCAGGCACGGTACACCTGGGCCATACCCTGGAAGCTGTGCAGCTGTCCGAACAGCAGGTAGCGCAGGGCGGGTATCCCGAACAGCCTTACGTACTGCTGGCGCAGCAGAGCTTGTTTGATGGCAGTCGCACCCCCGCCGGCAAACATACCGGCTGGGCCTATTGCCATGTTCCGAATGGATCACGGAAAGATATGACCGAAATCATAGAGCGGCAGGTAGAACGTTTTGCGCCCGGCTTCCGGGAGCGGATCCTGGCCCGCCATACCATGGATACGGTGGCGCTGGAAGACTACAACAATAATTATATCGGCGGGGATATCAATGGGGGCATCCTGGACCTGGGCCAGCTCTTCACCCGGCCGGCGCTTCGTGGCTCTCCCTATCGTACTTCGGCCAAAGGATTGTACCTGTGCAGTTCCTCCACACCGCCCGGTGGCGGGGTTCACGGCATGTGCGGCTACCATGCGGCCAGGCGGGCGCTGAAAGATATCTGGAGCATCTCTATATAG
- a CDS encoding PHB depolymerase family esterase, with the protein MTALQRTLILACCLLTGLPLLAQQTAKQFTQVTDYLLYLPEGYANDTTQRWPLILFLHGAGERGDDIQKVAVHGPAKLVAAGKKLPFIIVSPQCKPNSWWEPESLYSLLKQLKKDLRVDPDRVYLTGLSMGGFGSFNLGAKHPEEFAAIAPICGGGDPADGWKLRHIPMWVFHGAKDRVVPLSASQQMVDAIKPLNPGIRFTVYPEADHDSWTETYNNDSLFQWFLTHRRFRFTAIQPDAASLQAVAGTYRSERGDTVMLVLENGALQVQHGTGQKMPLKAAAADIFFLKEDQPIELQVIRDAKKNVTGLVLRTDRQEQWKKVPNKK; encoded by the coding sequence ATGACAGCTTTACAAAGAACCCTTATCCTGGCCTGCTGCCTGTTAACGGGCTTGCCGCTCCTGGCGCAGCAAACGGCTAAACAGTTTACGCAGGTCACGGATTATCTGCTCTATCTCCCCGAGGGATATGCGAATGATACAACCCAGCGCTGGCCGCTGATCCTCTTCCTGCATGGAGCCGGTGAGCGGGGAGATGATATCCAGAAAGTAGCGGTGCATGGCCCGGCCAAACTGGTGGCTGCCGGTAAAAAACTCCCTTTTATCATTGTATCTCCTCAATGCAAACCGAATAGCTGGTGGGAGCCGGAGTCCCTGTACTCCCTGCTGAAGCAGCTCAAAAAGGATTTGCGGGTAGATCCGGATCGTGTATATCTCACCGGGCTTAGCATGGGAGGCTTTGGCAGCTTCAACCTGGGCGCCAAACACCCTGAAGAATTTGCCGCCATAGCGCCTATCTGCGGTGGCGGTGATCCTGCCGATGGATGGAAGCTGCGGCATATACCTATGTGGGTTTTCCACGGGGCCAAAGACCGTGTGGTGCCCCTGTCTGCCAGCCAGCAGATGGTAGATGCCATCAAGCCCCTGAACCCCGGCATAAGGTTTACTGTTTATCCCGAAGCGGATCATGACAGCTGGACCGAGACCTATAACAATGACAGCCTGTTCCAGTGGTTCCTGACGCACCGCCGCTTCCGCTTTACCGCCATACAGCCGGATGCCGCCAGTCTGCAGGCAGTGGCAGGTACCTATCGCAGTGAGCGTGGGGATACGGTGATGCTGGTATTGGAGAATGGCGCTTTGCAGGTGCAGCATGGCACGGGACAGAAAATGCCGCTGAAAGCCGCTGCTGCCGATATATTCTTCCTGAAGGAAGACCAGCCCATAGAATTGCAGGTGATCCGGGATGCTAAAAAGAATGTAACGGGTCTTGTGCTGCGGACTGATCGCCAGGAGCAGTGGAAGAAGGTACCCAACAAAAAATAG
- a CDS encoding substrate-binding domain-containing protein, which yields MKEPLQANHLFTQPCSSMLAIHTRHPLVWLCGMLICLLTATGLPGCQSSSQKRTFVVGFSQCGDADHWRKTMLSEMYRELAFHPEVELIYRQADDNSEKQVAQVRELLQKKIDLLIISPNEASPLTPIVEAAYKKGIPVIVVDRKIASPHFTNYIGADNYEIGRLAGQYTANLLKGKGRIIEVTGLPASSPAMERQRGFRDALSGFPGLQVIADVKGDWVSQKARERLGQQGPALQQADLIFAHNDVMAMGAREAATAMGVPQVKVIGVDALPGQGAGLDKVQDHTLTASILYPTGGSEAIRNAWSILNKEAVPRETLLQTLVVDSSNVRIMQLQAEKIGSQQKDIQQQQQMLAEQQRIYNSQRTLLYILTVTLFIALFFAGLLLYSRHLNRRINYKLAQKNAEISRQTQQLQEMSAAATAAHEAKINFFTKISHEFRTPLTLIVAPIEEMLEQARLQHHARQQLSLVKKNAIRLLRLVNQLMDFRKLEFNKMQVRATEIDLVLLAREVVDTFQQMAQKRQIDCRLVTAEGSLMVWADASMLDKVLFNLLSNAFKFTADHGEILVRISRTDTSINIEVTDNGVGMSGETLAHAFDLFYQGSIDTYKGSGLGLALCKELIHLHHGTISASSTVNKGTAFLIRLLPGCTHFSEAELSTVIPAEESMEQLGYYYTADLQPLPEEAPATEEKPEPAAAVKPLLLIVDDNQELRGFLKRRFQDSYAILEAEDGLQGLQQVFEYLPDLVICDVMMPVKDGHSFLKLVKADVRTAHIPVILLTAKASKEQQVEGLRNQADAYMVKPFDMEVLRSVVDSLLANRRQLKQHLNNPLPADLRVPASRKNELRFLSEFRSLVAQNIANEHFGVEDISRQLGISKIQLYRKVKGLLDGNINEYILRVRLQRAKYLLQYEDMSVAEVAYQTGFGSPAYFSTVFKKQEGVSPSVFKGKKAE from the coding sequence TTGAAAGAACCATTACAGGCTAATCACCTGTTCACCCAACCTTGCTCTTCCATGCTTGCCATTCATACGCGCCATCCCCTGGTCTGGCTTTGCGGGATGTTGATCTGCCTGCTGACAGCGACCGGCCTTCCCGGTTGTCAGTCTTCTTCCCAAAAAAGAACTTTTGTGGTGGGGTTCTCCCAATGTGGTGATGCGGATCACTGGCGTAAGACCATGCTGTCTGAAATGTACCGCGAGCTGGCCTTCCATCCCGAAGTGGAGCTGATCTACCGGCAGGCTGATGATAACAGCGAAAAGCAGGTGGCGCAAGTCCGGGAGCTGTTGCAGAAAAAGATCGACCTGCTGATCATTTCTCCTAATGAGGCCAGTCCCCTCACCCCCATAGTGGAAGCCGCCTATAAAAAAGGTATCCCGGTCATTGTGGTGGACCGCAAGATCGCTTCCCCTCATTTCACCAATTATATAGGAGCAGATAATTATGAGATAGGCCGGCTGGCAGGTCAGTATACCGCCAACCTGCTGAAAGGAAAAGGCCGGATCATTGAAGTGACCGGTCTGCCCGCTTCCTCACCCGCCATGGAAAGGCAGCGCGGTTTCCGCGACGCGCTGTCCGGTTTCCCCGGACTCCAGGTGATTGCCGATGTGAAGGGCGACTGGGTCAGCCAAAAAGCCCGGGAAAGACTGGGTCAGCAGGGACCCGCCCTGCAACAGGCCGACCTGATCTTTGCCCACAATGACGTAATGGCCATGGGGGCCCGGGAAGCGGCGACAGCCATGGGCGTCCCGCAGGTGAAAGTGATAGGAGTGGACGCCCTGCCGGGACAGGGCGCCGGGCTCGACAAAGTCCAGGATCATACCCTCACCGCCTCCATTTTATATCCCACCGGTGGCAGCGAGGCCATCCGCAATGCCTGGTCCATCCTGAACAAAGAAGCGGTACCCCGGGAAACCCTGCTGCAGACCCTGGTAGTGGATTCCTCCAATGTGCGCATCATGCAGCTGCAGGCCGAGAAGATCGGCAGCCAGCAGAAGGATATCCAGCAGCAGCAGCAGATGCTGGCCGAACAGCAGCGGATCTATAATAGCCAGCGTACCTTATTATATATATTAACGGTCACCCTGTTCATAGCCCTGTTCTTTGCCGGGCTGTTATTGTATTCCCGCCACCTCAACCGGCGGATCAATTACAAGCTTGCGCAGAAGAATGCCGAGATCTCCCGGCAGACGCAGCAGCTCCAGGAAATGAGCGCCGCTGCTACGGCGGCCCATGAGGCCAAGATCAATTTCTTTACCAAGATATCCCACGAGTTCCGCACCCCGCTCACCCTCATAGTAGCGCCTATTGAGGAAATGCTGGAACAGGCGCGCCTGCAACACCATGCCAGACAGCAGCTGAGCCTGGTGAAGAAAAATGCTATCCGCCTGCTGCGACTGGTTAACCAGCTGATGGACTTCCGCAAGCTGGAGTTCAACAAAATGCAGGTCCGCGCCACCGAGATAGACCTGGTGCTGCTGGCCCGCGAAGTGGTGGATACTTTCCAGCAGATGGCGCAGAAGCGGCAGATAGACTGCCGGCTGGTAACGGCTGAAGGTAGCCTGATGGTCTGGGCCGATGCCAGCATGCTGGACAAAGTGCTGTTCAACCTGCTGTCCAATGCGTTTAAGTTCACGGCGGATCATGGTGAAATCCTGGTACGCATCAGCCGTACCGATACCTCTATCAATATTGAAGTAACAGACAATGGGGTAGGCATGAGCGGCGAGACCCTGGCCCATGCCTTCGACCTGTTTTACCAGGGCAGTATTGATACCTATAAAGGATCGGGGCTGGGGCTGGCGCTTTGCAAAGAGCTGATCCATCTCCATCATGGCACTATCAGCGCCAGCAGTACCGTGAACAAGGGTACGGCCTTCCTGATCCGGTTATTGCCCGGCTGCACGCATTTCAGCGAGGCCGAACTGAGTACAGTTATCCCGGCGGAAGAGTCCATGGAACAATTGGGGTACTATTATACGGCGGATCTGCAACCGCTGCCGGAAGAAGCGCCGGCAACGGAAGAAAAGCCGGAGCCTGCTGCTGCTGTCAAACCCCTGCTGCTGATAGTGGATGATAACCAGGAACTGCGTGGTTTTCTCAAACGCCGCTTCCAGGACAGTTATGCCATCCTGGAAGCAGAGGATGGATTGCAGGGATTGCAGCAGGTGTTTGAATACCTGCCGGACCTGGTGATCTGTGATGTGATGATGCCGGTAAAAGATGGTCATTCCTTCCTGAAGCTGGTGAAAGCGGATGTACGCACTGCGCATATCCCGGTGATCCTGCTCACGGCCAAGGCCAGCAAAGAGCAGCAGGTGGAAGGATTGCGGAACCAGGCTGATGCCTATATGGTGAAGCCTTTTGATATGGAAGTGCTGCGCTCGGTGGTGGACAGCCTGCTGGCCAATCGCCGGCAGTTGAAGCAGCATTTGAACAACCCCCTGCCTGCTGATCTGCGGGTGCCGGCTTCCCGGAAAAATGAGCTGCGGTTTTTGTCGGAATTCCGCTCGCTGGTGGCGCAGAATATTGCCAATGAACATTTCGGGGTGGAGGATATCAGTCGCCAGCTGGGGATCAGTAAAATACAATTATACCGGAAAGTGAAGGGCCTGCTGGATGGCAATATCAATGAATATATCCTGCGGGTGCGGCTGCAGCGGGCAAAATACCTGTTGCAGTATGAGGATATGTCCGTGGCGGAAGTGGCGTACCAGACGGGTTTTGGTTCGCCGGCCTATTTCTCTACGGTGTTCAAGAAGCAGGAGGGCGTATCGCCTTCGGTATTTAAGGGAAAGAAAGCAGAGTAA
- a CDS encoding sugar porter family MFS transporter, which translates to MDKKVLLWSIVVAIGGFLFGFDTAVISGAEQSIQQYWSLNTFQHGLTVSMALIGTIFGALMGSIPAERWGRRKTLHLIAILYLFSSLGTALAQDWWLFLIFRFLGGWGVGASSVTVPVYIAEISPAKRRGQLVAMFQFNIVFGILISYLSNYLIGQESDNAWRWMLGVQVAPSLLFWVLLNFVPESPRWLLLHTNRTQEAMATLKIINPEGYEADKAAILAPQVAEPGQSPDKLFSKRHRFPIFLAISFALFNQVSGINAIIYYAPRIFEMTGLGRHASLLSSVGIGSVNFLFTLLALQVIDRFGRKTLMLIGSVGLIATLGLVSRAFYLDDFGGNTITVLLLIYIAFFAFSQGAVIWVFIAEIFPNTVRAKGQTLGSLTHWVMAALIAFIFPLLAEKIGGGSTFLFFTIMMVLQLLFVWKLMPETKGRTLEQMDKSFTIH; encoded by the coding sequence ATGGATAAAAAGGTACTGCTTTGGAGCATCGTGGTAGCTATCGGCGGCTTTCTCTTCGGTTTTGATACGGCTGTGATCTCGGGTGCGGAACAATCAATTCAACAATACTGGTCGCTCAATACTTTCCAGCATGGGCTCACGGTGTCCATGGCGCTGATAGGCACCATCTTCGGCGCGCTGATGGGCAGTATCCCGGCTGAACGATGGGGCCGGCGCAAGACCCTTCACCTCATCGCCATCCTTTACCTGTTCTCTTCCCTGGGCACCGCCCTGGCGCAGGACTGGTGGCTCTTCCTCATTTTCCGTTTCCTTGGTGGCTGGGGCGTAGGCGCTTCTTCCGTCACCGTACCTGTTTATATTGCCGAGATCTCCCCGGCCAAACGCAGGGGCCAGCTGGTGGCCATGTTCCAGTTCAATATCGTATTCGGTATCCTGATCTCCTATCTCTCCAACTACCTCATAGGCCAGGAATCTGACAATGCCTGGCGCTGGATGCTGGGCGTACAGGTAGCTCCATCCCTGCTGTTCTGGGTACTGCTGAACTTTGTGCCCGAAAGTCCGCGCTGGCTGCTGCTGCATACCAACCGTACACAGGAAGCTATGGCCACCCTGAAGATCATCAACCCTGAAGGCTATGAGGCCGATAAGGCCGCTATCCTGGCGCCCCAGGTGGCAGAACCCGGCCAGAGTCCCGACAAGCTCTTCAGCAAAAGACACCGTTTCCCCATTTTCCTGGCCATCAGCTTTGCGCTGTTCAACCAGGTATCAGGGATCAACGCCATTATCTATTATGCACCCCGCATATTTGAGATGACCGGCCTCGGCAGGCATGCCTCCCTGCTCTCCAGCGTAGGCATCGGTTCCGTCAATTTCCTGTTCACCCTGCTGGCCCTCCAGGTCATTGACCGCTTTGGCCGGAAGACGCTGATGCTGATCGGCTCCGTAGGACTGATAGCCACCCTGGGACTGGTATCCCGCGCTTTTTACCTGGATGATTTTGGCGGCAATACCATTACGGTACTGCTGCTCATCTATATCGCCTTTTTTGCTTTTTCACAGGGCGCCGTGATCTGGGTGTTCATTGCCGAGATCTTCCCCAATACCGTACGGGCCAAGGGCCAGACCCTGGGCAGCCTTACGCATTGGGTAATGGCGGCCCTGATAGCTTTCATTTTCCCGCTGCTGGCCGAGAAGATCGGCGGCGGAAGCACTTTCCTGTTCTTCACCATTATGATGGTACTGCAATTACTGTTTGTCTGGAAACTGATGCCTGAGACCAAGGGCCGGACACTGGAGCAAATGGACAAATCTTTCACTATTCACTAA
- a CDS encoding carbohydrate kinase has protein sequence MTPQSFAPVACFGEILWDLLPSGRRLGGAPFNVCYHLGQLGLPARMISCLGDDPSGADVRALLAEQQLPASYVQTVQHAPTGYVFATEVAPQEMQYEIVEDVAWDEIGITPEAIQLVDSAPYFVFGSLVARGATSRATLFALLEAAQRPVFDVNLRPPFYSEPLIHSLLEKTSILKINENELTILADWFGLKGSTGQQLEALASRYSLEEILLTRGAHGAMAWKEGQHWSCEGIPTKVADTVGSGDAFLAAYLTSSTAGAPIPQRLEAANRLAAWVTQWHGGCPPYDDHVLHRFKLSIIKT, from the coding sequence ATGACACCTCAATCATTTGCACCTGTGGCCTGCTTTGGCGAAATTCTCTGGGACCTGCTGCCTTCCGGCCGCCGCCTTGGCGGCGCTCCTTTCAATGTCTGTTATCACCTGGGCCAGCTGGGCCTTCCCGCCCGCATGATCTCCTGCCTGGGCGATGATCCCTCCGGCGCGGATGTACGCGCATTGCTGGCGGAGCAGCAGCTGCCGGCCAGTTATGTACAGACCGTCCAGCATGCGCCTACCGGTTATGTATTTGCTACCGAAGTAGCCCCGCAGGAAATGCAGTATGAGATAGTGGAAGATGTGGCCTGGGATGAGATCGGCATTACTCCCGAAGCCATACAGCTGGTTGACAGCGCCCCTTATTTCGTATTTGGCTCACTGGTAGCCCGTGGCGCTACCAGCAGGGCTACCCTCTTTGCCCTCCTGGAAGCTGCGCAGCGGCCCGTATTTGATGTCAACCTGCGCCCCCCCTTTTATTCCGAACCCCTGATCCATTCCCTCCTGGAAAAGACAAGCATCCTCAAGATCAATGAGAACGAACTGACCATCCTTGCTGACTGGTTTGGGCTCAAAGGCAGTACCGGACAGCAGCTGGAAGCCCTGGCCAGCCGCTATTCACTGGAAGAGATCCTGCTCACCCGCGGCGCTCATGGCGCTATGGCCTGGAAAGAAGGCCAGCACTGGAGCTGCGAAGGTATCCCCACAAAAGTGGCAGATACCGTAGGAAGCGGTGACGCCTTCCTGGCCGCTTATCTCACGTCCAGTACTGCCGGCGCCCCTATACCTCAAAGGCTGGAAGCCGCCAACCGGCTGGCCGCCTGGGTTACGCAATGGCATGGCGGATGCCCTCCCTATGACGACCACGTTCTCCATCGCTTCAAACTATCTATCATCAAAACCTGA